A single region of the Brassica rapa cultivar Chiifu-401-42 chromosome A03, CAAS_Brap_v3.01, whole genome shotgun sequence genome encodes:
- the LOC103861735 gene encoding uncharacterized protein LOC103861735, whose translation MAISRVFFSDLKSGKCSSVAEARLLRFWEARNVKRGGELMWVDMLLMDVNLLSTQIGFQNSERGSPPERCILSLASTWFAVAQNFKLADSSLMIRFNESTEFDVLADPVSPLPVEGCRFRNQTDVCLPRSLLISILESVDIIGEIMAVKSTVSDPPADKNRVMVTVKLDNDVSITLSMFDVQAVAFHQKLGGMRGDLKVIVATSINPKMVGGRLFLNATSGTHVNYDKETNAGESFFTGKLSILVARDTGLPAAAPLLRFYAKVEPVTIAELNNFITTAQSQEIDFLCTGRVSRAEADKGWCYVACSKCSKKLQRTVTSFECARCNNTNAVGSLRYCVEMVITDDTAEGTFVCFHGMMAKLHNLRASEAVQILVSYTCASLCSYYITSLTRFRIPSDNKAEEGVNPESVVPPFVAEMEGKTYTFQVRITSYNFTVNHQTFTVSRIINEVERAPAPDFVDDGGDDDDDDDAPDGTTSGEKSASGKGGSETSKSAGKKPVGNVRKRARVD comes from the exons TTATGGACGTTAAT CTACTATCAACGCAAATCGGCTTCCAAAATTCCGAGAGAGGCTCGCCGCCGGAACGATGTATTCTGTCTCTGGCTTCGACGTGGTTCGCTGTTGCTCAGAACTTCAAGCTTGCGGACTCTTCTTTGATGATTCGGTTTAACGAATCAACTGAGTTTGACGTGCTAGCTGATCCGGTCTCACCATTACCTGTAGAGGGATGCCGGTTCCGTAACCAAACTGA TGTCTGTTTACCACGTAGCTTGCTTATATCGATTTTGGAATCTGTAGATATTATTGGTGAGATCATGGCAGTGAAGAGCACCGTGTCTGACCCTCCGGCGGACAAAAATCGTGTCATGGTCACCGTTAAACTAGACAA TGATGTGTCTATTACTCTTAGCATGTTCGACGTTCAAGCCGTAGCTTTTCACCAAAAGCTTGGAGGCATGCGTGGTGATCTTAAAGTGATTGTTGCAACGAGCATAAATCCGAAGATGGTCGGAG GTCGTTTATTCCTCAACGCGACATCAGGAACGCATGTCAATTACGATAAGGAGACAAATGCAGGGGAGTCTTTCTTTACAGGTAAGCTTAGCAT ACTGGTGGCTAGAGACACAGGTCTTCCGGCCGCTGCACCACTGCTAAGGTTTTATGCCAAGGTTGAGCCTGTGACAATTGCTGAGCTTAACAATTTTATCACCACTGCTCAGTCACAG GAAATCGACTTCTTATGCACTGGGAGAGTTTCCCGAGCTGAAGCGGACAAGGGGTGGTGCTATGTTGCATGCTCTAAGTGCAGTAAGAAGTTGCAGCGCACTGTCACTTCGTTTGAATGTGCGCGTTGCAATAATACTAATGCTGTCGGGTCTCTTCG ttaTTGTGTTGAGATGGTTATAACGGATGATACTGCGGAAGGGACATTCGTTTGTTTTCATGGTATGATGGCTAAGCTGCACAATCTCAGGGCAAGTGAGGCTGTTCAGATATTGGTAAGCTATACGTGTGCTTCTTTATGTAGTTATTATATAACGTCACTAACACGTTTTCGGATTCCATCTGATAACAAGGCCGAGGAAGGAGTGAACCCTGAGTCCGTGGTGCCTCCGTTCGTTGCTGAAATGGAAGGCAAGACCTACACTTTCCAGGTCCGAATCACGTCATACAATTTCACCGTCAATCATCAGACGTTCACCGTCTCGCGTATCATCAATGAGGTTGAGCGTGCACCAGCTCCTGACTTTGTCGATGAT GGAggtgatgacgatgatgatgatgatgcgcCGGATGGGACGACCAGTGGTGAGAAATCTGCTTCCGGCAAGGGCGGTAGTGAGACATCAAAGAGTGCTGGAAAGAAGCCAGTTGGAAATGTGCGCAAGAGGGCGCGTGTTGATTGA